The window ccctaaaccctataccctaaaccctaaaccctaaaccctaaaccctaaaccctaaaccctaaaccctaaaccctaaaccctaaaccctaaaccctaaaccctaaaccctaaccctaaaccctaaaccctaaccctaaaccctaaaccctaaaccctaaaccctaaaccctaaaccctaaaccctaaaccctaaaccctaaaccctaaaccctaaaccctaaaccctaaaccctaaaccctaaccctaaaccctaaaccctaaccctaaccctaaaccctaaaccctaaaccctaaaccctaaaccctaaaccctaaaccctaaaccctaaaccctaaaccctaaaccctaaaccctaaaccctaaaccctaaaccctaaaccctaaaccctgaaccctaaaccctaaaccctaaaccctaaaccctaaaccctaaaccctaaaccctaaaccctaaaccctaaaccctaaacccctAACCCCTaacccctaaaccctaaaccctaaaccctaaacccgaaaccctaaaccctaaacccgaAACCCCAAACCCGAAACCCGAAACCCCAAACCCGAAACCCGAAACCCCAAACCCGAAACCCCAAACCCGAATTACCACCCACCCACCCTTCGGGCGAACCCGTTTAGAGTGTCTTCCGAATGGCATAGTTTTTCCCCCATGGGCCACAGAACCATGGTCCAAGCCCATTTATAGTACTATGAATTCTAATTAGTTATATacatactattttatatttaaagtagCGAtgtgggaaaatctgtcttatataaaaaaaaaaatttaagcatAACTAAACTAAGTCAATCTGGCTTTATGCTAGTGTTTCTGCAATGCATTCAAATGCCAGTCCTTTGAAGACATAATGTCGTTGACTTCAAATATGTCCACAACATTGGACCCAAAAGCCACTATTGTCATGTCAGGTCTTCCAATGATGGACAACTCATGGATGTTTTGTACTCTGCAAGATTAAATCGGATGAGTCTCAGATAGAGGTTCACTTCATAATGTATATAACTCATACACCTACCCTCTCTGTATTCTTTTAGAGGTTCACTTCATAATGTATATAACTCATACACCTACCCTCTCGTGTATTCTCCAAGTAGCCTGTAAGCGAGATATTATAATGCAGGCCAAGATAATAGAGCAACTTAAAGTAGTGGAGATTGAAGGAGTCCGGTCACCTTCTAAACCTATAGCCATCATTGCAGCCCCAAGCACCTGCAATCAAATTTCCAGGCCGGCTTCCCGCTATTGTTGGAGAAACGTAAGGTCCTCCAGCCCACTCAGTAATTATAGAAGAGGCAAAATATATAAACAGTTATAGGATGTCACATATAGACCAAGTACTCCACTAGTATTTTGTTTAAGTGCAATAATTTACCTGCAACAAATTGATGCTCTTTGCAACCAATGTTAACTCAGTTAAGAGCATAAGCCAATTATAATCCACCCCCATTTGTATAGAGAAGAATAAAGAATGAATGAGAAAAAAGTCTATAAGATTTAAACCACCAAAAACTAGCACGATCACAAAAGATACGGAATTAACAAAACATATTGTGTTGTCCCACTCAACTCTTAAAGCCCGTTCAATAATCAATTTTTCACTAAGGTGAAAAACAACAGAACTTTGCTACCATAAAACTGAAGACACAGCTTGCCGAAATTCAATGCAGGAAGGCTCAATACAACATATAGTATACAATATGTTAGCAATTGATACCAGTACATTTCCTGCTTTCCATAATTTATGTAAGTGCTTTTCTGCACCAGACAATGTCCAAAGGAAAATAAGACATATACAAGGAAAAAACAACATTCAAGAAAAGTATACCTTTCGAATTTCATGGTTCTTGTATAGGACCACACTTGTTCCTTTTGGAGTCAATCCATACTTGTGTACATCAACAGACATCGATGTTACTCCTTGTACCGTAAAGTCAAAAAGAGGTATAGGGTACCTAAAAGGTAGTTCATACCTAACAAAGTTAGAAATACAAATTCCAATATTCCATACACAATGTTAATACTATGTGgaaaatacttaaaaaagaTATGTTAGTCAAATAGGTCTCCAAAGGAATGGAAAAGTATCAAAGTTTGGATGATTAAGAAAACTGAGGACAAATCCTATTTAATAACCTCTTGGGAAATTTTAGTAAAAGGTTCttcttttcccaaaaaaacaatGCAAGATACTTATTGTAAGCTAATGGCTTGGTAATTAAGTTTGAACAGAAGCTATGAGGTTCTGGATTGGATATTACGTTGCTTAGCCATAAATGAGGTTATCATATGTAaccatttttctatttaaacaCTTCTCAGGTTATTGGAGATCATTAACAAGTCATTTTCTTAAGATCTCAAAGTTAAAAGACACAAATTGTAGACTAAATTCAAATAGATACAATAATGGAACAAAATCTTGCCTTGAAGACTCACAATGTAGACTACTTAGCATATTTCTCATATCCAGCATATATACTCATGTAATGGGCGCACCAATTATAGTTTCCTAGCTTTCTGTGACTTTTAGATCTTAGAAATGTTTATTCAATTGAAAAATCAGAATCAAAGAAAGCAATTGTAGCGGCTCTCTACACATGTTTCTTCAACATTCGATCTCCATGCCTGCAGGCCTCCTCCATTACTACGTACGTACAGATGTATCTATATTGAATTTCATATTTTGATTACTATAATTAAATACTACTTGTACAGTTAGCATCAATGGATAATGAATGATCAAACAAGCAATTACCAAATGAACTGAGTAAAAAagtatttgatcaaattgaatGCGAGTGGGCCAAGAAGTCTTACCTGATCAGTGAGGGAATGGCAGAAATCGCAAGTGGCCATATGGACAAGGGCCGCCAGCAAGAACCACCATTCGGCAGACCTCCGTGCTGATAATAGTCTAGAAGACAGCATAAAAATGGAATGTGAAGGAGTAAAATCTGAAGTTCATCATCATTTTTTAGTATCAATACAATAAAAAGGCGGATCTGACGAGATACAGAAGAAGAGATTACCAAAGGGAGGGAGAGATGAGAATCAGAAGGAATTGGCGATAAGCTTCTTCTATGTGTTAAAACTACTCAATCTGAAACCCTAGAGCCAATACCTTTTTGGGTCGGGCTTTTagattaaacatatttaataataactcAACTAAAGAGCCCCATTCAAATTGCAAGTGAatacacttattttatttttttttagaatacttagttttttaaaattatttatatttttatgttaggAATTTATTACAACTTTCATAATCATATTGCAATTAAACTTATTTCAActaaatctaattttttaatattttaatgaggactattaacaaaaaaatatatataacacattacatataaatattaatttgtaaataatataaataacatcttaaaaaatcaaataatacaaaaatcaCTGATATTCTATGATATTCTATTATACTAAATTAGTGTCTCTATATGCAGGTTTAGTGTCTAGATTGATTTCCATGATTTCCATAATTCAATTCGGGACAACACAGAAacaatttcaaagtttttccaATTTGGTAGCTTTATATAATCATgtgaaaattcaatttatttgttaCATTCAACAGCATATCAAGTAATATTCTAGAAAAAAAAAGCatcatttgaattataataaaagatttgGCCTCCTATATGATTCATTGATGTCACTACTTGGTTTGGATCAATGAAAATGAATCTgactttttctaaaaaaatatgattattttttcagTGCATCAACAGAGAATTGCCTAGCATATGTGTTTATTAAGTCATGTTATTTGCATGTGatctttttgaaaaatttgtGGATCATGCTACCAAAAGGCTAAATTTGATAAGAGCAGTCACTCTGCAAAACAAAGTTTTAAATCACTTGcacattgaaaaaatataaagatcCATGGAATCATcaaatagttttataaaatagataCCTAATTTTATAAAGTTCTCTATTCTTCGCATCCATTAATTTCAGAAACATCAACAACACAATTACATCTCCAATATGCTGAGCATCAACAAAGCATGCAGACCTTCATCTTGAGGCACCTTGTAAGAATCCAAAGATTTTCAATTTCAAGTTAAACATTAATTGTCAAAACCCTTTTTCATacaaaaaagtttatatattgaagaaaatatgggagaaAAATAGTATAAAGTAAAATTCtactaatctaacataataattaatatatatgaagcCCTATATATGTTTGGTTATTAATtagaaatgaatttaaaaatagaaatatacatttaattatgagtataatataatgtttGGCATATATAATTAGCTAAATCAGATctaattaatagaattagacatacaatTATCGTAATtcgttaattatataataatggacAAATGCATCTGGATGTcttatattgtgttttattatctatataataattagaCATACAAGAgtattcttatattattaattaaatacacacttaaccaattaggtgcttaatttattaatacaaaatagaACTTTTCAAAATGAATAGTAATTAGACTTATGTTTGACCTAATAACTTGTAAAGAATAAAGTCCTGTTTATCATACTCGTAAGTCTGCATTATCCCAATTATGTAAATCTGCATATCAGATTATAAGAGAAGATGCAgtactttttaataaaacagAGATTACGTACCCGCCATTTCTTGAGCCTGTCAACGGTCGAAAGGACTACACGTCGTTTCCTTGTGATCCTCCTCGTGAACATAAGCGGTGTTCCCAGCCTCAAAGTCGTCCAGGTGCCGCCAGTATGGCGAAGAGTTGGATGtctctttcattttccttttgtttATCTAACTGTCGCGCGAGAGATATAAATAACACTGTCTGATCAGTTGAAGCAACAAAAATGAGATACTTGAAATCATACATCTGTTTGTCATTACCACCCAACACACAACATTGCAAGAATAATACAGATGCATGCATAGTGAATCATTTACCTGAAGGTTCTTCGTGAATTGGAGACTTAAAATTTCTTAGCGAACTTCTTCCATTTGAATAACTCCCCCTTTCAAGGGATAACTCCCATTTAATCTCCATGATAATATCTCTACTAAATCCAAAAGATACCCCATATGAGATGTTCTCAGTTTCACCAGCTACACGCCTTCGGTTATCCCATCTGTAACCGCATTGATTCTATTCCGATCGTTAGCCATAAAACTATAGATCtggaaaaataatattgatacgGTGATGATCTTGCTAATCATGATCTATAGAGCGGAATATCACCATTCATGTTGAGAAAGAAGCGTACATAACACAAAGCAAGGTGACATTGACATGAATTTACTACAACGGAAAACGACGAATCAAATTCAATAAACCCTACCTAACCTTAGCTTAAGGTTAGGGTATAACTCAGATGGGAGTTCAAGCTGCCCTTGGCGTTTCAAACATTGGATACAAGACGAAGCCTAAATCAGTACTGTAATCGAAATGTAGTGGAGAAGATAAATAAACCTGAAAAGACGATGCAGATGAACAGCGTGCAGATCGATCGGTGATGGCTCACGCTTTCGTTCTCCTAAGAAGCACTAGAAAATGAGTAATCATTCCATAATGTAAGGGAAACCAAATATCTCAAGTTGTTTCAGACAATTGTGAAGTTTAAGCCCTTCGTCATACCTTGAGCGTCGACAAAGGCGAGAACGACGAGTGAGAAGGGAAACTCCGGTGTCGGTATGAAGTAAGAACGGCGAAGATGTATAGTGTTCTGATTGATGCTTCGAGAACACGAGAGCCACTCCGAGCGAAGCCAAGCGGCTGGTCCGGCGACAAAACAAGGGTAGGCAACCGAGGAAGTGAAGGCGACCGAGCAAGGGCTATTTCTAGGTCTGGCGAGCGGCTGGATTTCGCGGAGGTACGGCCAGCGACTGGATTTAGCGGAAGTCCTACAGAGTCGCCAATAGAGGTGAAATGATGGTCGCGGATTGTGTTTTGGAGGAGACATTTAAATTTTGTAGGATAGcggtatttatttattaatcataatataatatatatatatatatatatatatatatatatatatatatatatatatattaagtgatTGGTAacttatagtttaattttattttataaataataagtgaaaaaatatatatatattaatttgtaaataattaaaaataaggaagttttaataatataaatgtgcATATATTAAGATTCccattaaaattatgaaacaattTCCCAAATTCCATTATCTCCACAATTTGGATCACAGACCAAGATTACCTAACACTTCAAATATAAGTAGATAACtaatgatatatatacataacAAAATCTTCATAATTTGGCAATGTGGGAAAAACATAgtttcacaataaaaaaaaatataaggctAAACAAAACTAAGTGAAGGCAGTTTCTTTTGATTCTGGTGCTTCAATGGTTGCTTTTGATTCTGTGTCAATTTTGAAGTTGCAAGTAGGCATGGCAAAATGGAACCGACGGTTCGGGTACCCGAAAGAACCGAACCGATCGGTTCggataattttttgattttcgGTTCCGGGTCAAAATCGGGGCAGAACCGATCGGTTCGGGTACCCAAAAAATAAACCGAGTCCAGAACCGAACCATCAAATAATTTACAGATCTACTTCCCTCTTCTACAGTTTGGCCGTCTCCTTTGGTTCCCTCCGTCCGCCGCCCAAAGAACCCGTCTAGTATTCTGGTTCTCTTCGTCCGCCGCCCAAAGAATCAATCTGGAACTCTGGTCTGATAAGTATGGTTCCCTCCTCCACCCAAGACAAATCTATTCAGGCTTCCGACGACAATATACATTGAAAACTCTATAACCATCTCTAATTCTGAAACCAATTTCAGACATTCGAGGGCGACTATAGGTATTTGGGTTTTAGGCCtccgacgacgacgacgactaTAGCTATATGGATTTCAGGCCTCCGACGATGACTATAGCTATCTGGGTTTCAGGCCTTCGTCGACGACGATATCTATCTTTAATCCAAGTAAGTGAATGTATGAACCAACAACAATTAAATGTAGGCAGGATTGaatcttgatttcaaataaGCTGCTGATTTGTTTATAGTGTATTCCCTCTTGTCTGTTTATGAAACTTGCTGATTCATTAACTTCATTTAAATTCTTCTTTAGATTTTTGTTGTGATGTTTGGTTGATGTTAGGAGATAAAT is drawn from Impatiens glandulifera chromosome 3, dImpGla2.1, whole genome shotgun sequence and contains these coding sequences:
- the LOC124928597 gene encoding uncharacterized protein LOC124928597 isoform X2; protein product: MNIWIAMHDPTESRTSAKSSRWPYLREIQPLARPRNSPCSVAFTSSVAYPCFVAGPAAWLRSEWLSCSRSINQNTIHLRRSYFIPTPEFPFSLVVLAFVDAQGERKREPSPIDLHAVHLHRLFRWDNRRRVAGETENISYGVSFGFSRDIIMEIKWELSLERGSYSNGRSSLRNFKSPIHEEPSDSVIYISRATVR